The Tardibacter chloracetimidivorans region GGCGCGATCGAGATCGTGGTCGGCGTGCTGCGCACCCGCGCGCCCGGCATGACGCTGGACAAGATGCCGATCTTCGCATGGGCGATGCTGGTGTTCGCGGTGATGATCATCATCGCCTTTCCGGCGGTGATCCTCGGCACGCTCCTTCTGGAGATGGAGCGGGCGCTCAACTGGCCCTTCTTCGATCCGACGCGCGGTGGCGACCCGCTGCTGTGGCAGCACCTCTTCTGGTTCTTCGGCCATCCGGAGGTCTACATCATCTTCCTGCCCGCAGCGGGGCTGACGTCGATGATGGTGTCCGCATTGTCGCGCACGCCGCTGGTGGGCTATCAGCTTATCGTGCTCGCGCTGGTGGCGACCGGCTTCATCAGCTTCGGCGTGTGGGCGCACCACATGTTCGCCACCGGAATGCCGATGCTGTCGGTCAGCTTCTTCTCGGCTGCGTCCATGGCGGTGAGCGTGCCCGCAGGCGTGCAGGTGTTCTCGTGGATCGCAACGCTTGCGAGCGGCAAGCCTGGCTACAACACCCCCACGCTGTTCGTGGTGGGCGGCCTTGTGACCTTCGTCATGGGCGGGCTTACCGGCGTGATGGTGGCGCTCGTCCCCTTCGACTGGCAGGTGCACGACACCCACTTCATCGTCGCCCATCTCCATTATGTGCTGATCGGCGGCATGGTGTTTCCGCTGTTCGCCGCCTTCTATTACTGGACGCCGATGACCAGCAGCAAACCGCTGTCGGAACGGATCGGCAAATGGGTGTTCTGGCTGATGTTCGCCGGAATGCACGTGACATTCCTTCCCATGCACCTCACAGGCTTCATGGGCATGCCGCGACGGGTCTATACCTATCTGCCCGGCATGGACCTGGAGATCACCAACCTCATCTCCACCGCCGGATCATATATGATCGGCGCAGGCGTGCTTTTGTTCCTGATGGACCTTGCGCTCAACTTCCGCTTCACCGTCGATAACGACGCCGGCAACGTCTATGGCGGCGGAACTCTGGAATGGCTGCCGACGGGCCTTTATTCCACGCGCAGCATCCCGGTCGTCAAAAGCCGCGATCCGTTGTGGGACGATCCCGACATCGGCCGCAACGTGGAGCAGGGCCGCTACTTCCTTCCCGGCGCGCCCACCGGCCACCGCGAGACGATCATCACCAGCCCGATCCGGGCGGAACCCCAATATCTGCAGATCATGCCCGGCCCTTCGGTATGGCCGCTGCTGGCGGCGATCTTCACGGCGGGTTTCTTCCTCCTGCTGACGATCCAGTCCTATCGTCCGGGGCTTGTGAGCGGCGTGATCGCCATATTGTGCGTCTTGCGCTGGCTGTGGGAAACGGACCGGCCGGTCGCGGTCCAATCCGCCGATGCAGGTGCGGGTATCGAACTTCCCACCTATGTCACCGGCCCGCGCACCCATGGGTGGTGGGCGATGGTCATATTGCTGATCGTCATCGGGATGATCTTCCTGATGACGATATTCAGCTATCTCTACCTCTATGGCATCCACCCGCAATTCTGGACCGCCCCGCCCGACATCGGCTGGCTGTTCCCCATTGTCGGGGCGCATGTCGCCGCCTTCGCCCTTGCGCTTTTCGGAAGGGCGCTGCTCGCGCGCGAAACGAGCACGCACTGGTCGCCGGTGGCGTCGGTGCTCTATGCGGCAGGCGCGTTGGTCGCGGCTTTTGTTCTGGACCTCCAGACCTGGCGCGGTGCGGGCATGACGGGCGAAGTGAGCGGGCAAGGCGCTGTCGTCCACGCCTTCCTGTCGCTGCAGGGCATGATTACCGGCGTGGCGGTGCTGATGACCGGCTATCTCGCGGCCCGCAACAGCCGCGCCCTGGTGACCAGGCCCCGCAACAACAGCATGGACCTGACCGTCATCTTCATCTGCTACACGGCCGGGCAGGGGATAGTGTCAGCCCTGCTCACCCGGCTGTTTCCGGGAGCGATCTAGATGCGGGCCTGGGCGTTCCTGCTGGGGGGGATGATCGTCTGGACGATCCATTTCTTCGCGCTCTACATTGTCGTGAGCATATTTCTCACCTCGACGCTGACACGGGTGCTGGTGCTGGCGATCACCCTCGCCTGTCTGGCGGCGGCGGGATATATTCTTCTGCGCGCGACGAAGGAATGGGCCGGTTCGACCGATGCGCCCGGCAAATGGGGCCATGGCCTTGCCGCCCTTTTCGCGGCGCTGGCGCTGATCGCCATCGTCTGGCAGGGCCTGCCCGCCTTGATGATCTGATCAGCCGGAAAAGCGGGACAGGATGGCAAGCCCGATGACGAAGGTCGCCGGTGCCGCCAACAGCAGCATCATGTTGAAAATGTTGGTGCCGAAGATGCCGGCGAATCCCCAAATCGGCAGGGATTGCAGCATGGCCGCTGCGCTAAAGTGCCTTTACCTCGGCGGGGCTGAGCTTTCGGATCATTCGGATCGGGCATTTCCGTGGGCCGGTTACCGACGGCACGATCAGATTGACGTCGAGGCCGCGGCAGATCGTGCCGACACCGACGGGTTCAAGCGCAAGCTGCTCGGTGAAATCCAGATCCGGGCAATAGCCGAATGTTTCAAACAGATAGCGGTCGTTGACCCCGGTATGGATCAGCACCCGTTCGTTGTCCGCCCTGCTGAAGCCATTTACCTGCGACGGGAAGAAGCAGTCCTTGCCGGTCTCCGCACCTGCCGTGGTGGGGCCTTCGCCCGCGCAACCGGCAAGCGAAGCCGCGCAAATGCCGGCCAACAGGCAATGAAGTGCTGATTTTATCATCGGGGCCACCCGCCTGCATCTGCCCGCTCCGTAAGTTAACAGACCGCAGCTGTAATCGTTCCGCACGAACCTTCCGGCGTGTTCGGTCGTTGCAACCACGGGCTTTCCTCGAAGGCTTGAACCTGATCAGACTGAACGGACGGGGAATGAGCATGTCGTACAAGCGCTTCGCGGCGATGATCGCCACCTCGACCGTGGTCATGTTCCTTCTGATGTATCTGAATACATATGCGCTGGAACACGTCTTCTTCAGCGAAACCCGCCTCTACATGGCCGTTCTGATGGGAGCCGCCATGGCTGTCATCATGCTTGGTTTCATGTTCGCGATGTATCCGAGCAAGCGCGCGAACGCAGGCATCTTCGCCGGAAGCGTGCTTGTTTTCTTCCTCGCGCTGTTTCTGGTCCGAAGCCAGGCGACGGTCGATCAGGTCAGCTACATGCGGGCGATGATCCCCCATCATTCCATCGCGATCATGACCAGCGAGCGCGCCCGGATCACCGATCCAAGGGTGCGCAAGCTGGCGGACGAGATCATCGAGGCGCAACGGCGCGAGATCGCCGAGATGAAATATCTGATTGCCCATGCCGACACACTGGCGAAGGCTCCTGAAACGGCCGGAGCCGGACAGCAGGGACGTTGACGGCAGATGGGCAATGAACACCGGATTTTCATAGAACGCCTGCTGATCACAGCGGCATTTGTCCTGCTGCTGCTCGTCTTCTGGGCGCTGCGCAGCCTGCTGATCCTTGCCTTCGGCGCAATCGTAATCGCGGTTCTGATTCGCGCGCTCGCCGCGCCGATCAGGCGGGTAACGGGGCTAGGCAACAGGGGGTCGGCGTTCCTGGCCATATTGGTGATCGCGATCGTCATATGGCTGACCGGCTGGCTGTTCGGAAGGCAGATCGGCAACCAGTTCGAACGGCTGGGCGAGGCGGTTCCCGCCGCCTGGACCAATCTGAAGACGCAGATCCGCACCCTGCCCCTCGGCGCCGATCTGCTCCGCTCCCTCTCCCGCATGTCCGCCGACAACAGCAACATTCTGGAGCGGCTTGGCAGCCTGCTGGTCCTGCTCAGCACCGTGGCGACCAATCTGGTGGTCGTTCTCTTCGGGGCGGTGTTCCTCGCTGTTCAGCCCGGACTTTACCGGAACGGGCTGTTGATGCTTATCCCGAAGAGCCGGCGGGAACTGGGCGGTCAGGCGCTGGACGACAGCGGCCGGGCGTTGAAGCTGTGGCTGGTGGGGCAGGTGATCTCCATGTTGATCGTCGGCGTGCTGACCGGCGTCGGCCTGTGGCTTGCCGGAGTGCCCTCCCCGCTGGCGCTGGGCCTGCTGGCAGGCCTTGCCGATATCGTGCCTTACGCCGGACCTGTCGCCGCCGCCGTTCCCGGCCTGCTGCTGGCGCTGCTCCAAGGCCCGGAGACGGCATTCTGGGCGCTGGTCGTCTACATCATCGTGCAGCAGATCGAAGGAAACCTCATCCTGCCGGTGGTGCAGCGGCACATGGTGACGCTGCCGCCCGCGCTCACCATCTTTTCCATCATCGCCGCCGGCCTGCTTTTCGGCGTGATGGGCGTGATCTTCGCTGCGCCGCTGCTGGTGGTGATCTATGTTCTGGTCAAGCGCCTCTATGTGCGGGAAGCGCTTCACACCGACACGACGATCCCCGGTGAGGACGATGGAGCGGCGACGCTTCCCCGCGATCAGACGGAACCGTCTTCCCCGACCCGCCGTTAATCCCCCGTGGTTCATTTTGATGGTGGAGAGGTCATGACATTGTCGAGCGGCAGCCGGATCGCCCTGTGCGGAGCAGCAGTTCTGGCTTTGGCGGCGTGCGACCCTGCAGGAGACGATGCAACTCGCGGCACCGGCCCCGGAGACGAGGCAGGCCCCACCAGCAACGCGGCCGCCATGGCGGGGAATGTCAGCATACCTACGCCACCCGATGCGCGCGCGGACGACAGCCCCGCATCCTATATACTGGCCGCCGGACGCAGCGATCTGTACGAAATCGAAGCGAGCGAACTGGCGGTGGACCGCTCAGATTCCCCCGCTGTTCGTGCTTTCGCCCACAAGATGATCGCGGATCACACCATGACCAGCCAGCGGCTGAAGGAAGCGATCGGGCAAGCAGGGCTCAACCAGGTGCCGCCAAGCGCGCTCGACACGGCGCGCAAGGGAATGCTGACCGATCTCACCAACGCACAGGACGATCAGTTCGACGCCGCATATCTGAGCCAGCAGATCGCTGCCCATGAGGACGCCCTCGCGCTTCATTCCAGCTATGCCGAGGCTGGCGACCAGCCCGCGCTGCGCGCCTTTGCGGCGGAAACCGCGCCCAAAATCCGGGAACATCTGAAGATGGTGCGCGACCTTCGCACCAAATAGGAGGCGTTCATGCCTGCAAAAGACCAGAATCTGTCGACCCGGCATCAACTGCCCGGCGACGCGGGCCGGCCCGGTGACACGCTGGACCGGGGACGGAAAGACAGGGGAAAGCGCGCGCCCGAGACCGGCAGCGGTGAGGTTCGCGGCAGCGGCGCACCGGACGCCGACCTGGGCAGCGACCCCCAAGGCGGGAACAGCGGCGGCGTCAATCCTTCCGGCGAAGCGAAAACCCGCTCACGTCGGCACAAATCCGACGGGGCATCTGCCTGAAACTCCTTCTTCGCGCTCACCGCGCCTTGTCCCACGGCCATTTGCCCTGGATTTCAACTTCAAGGGAAAAGCTGAGGAAGGTCCGGATCGCGACAATGCCCGCCAGTACCGCAACGCTTTGCAGCGTCGGCTCGATGGCGACGGTGTTGATGATGTCGGCGGCCACGAGGAACTCGAGCCCCAGCAATATCGCCTTGCCCAGATCAGAGCGAAGGCCATGCACGCCCCTGTCGCCGGTAGCGCCGGGCCAGCTTTCGCGCCCGAAGCGGAAAAGCGCGATGACGGCCCCGAGCACGATCACCGTGATTCCCACCACCTCGATCACCCTTACCAGCATATGGACGAGATCGAGAAGAGGATCACCGGTCATATATTCTCCCCAATCGTGGCTTTGCCTGTCCCACTCTCGGTCTGACAGCGTCTACGGTCAATGAATGCGGCGCTGACGGGTTCCTGCATAGGCGGGTGATCGCGCGGTGGAACAGCGGCCAGCGGCTGTGGTTTTCAATTGCAGGATGGTCCTGGTCGGAGAGGAACGATGACGGTCTGGAGCGGGATGCCGACCTTTTCGCCCGGCGAGGGGAATCTCCATTGAGCCCTTCCGACCGGACCGATCTCGCCCAGGACCGGACGAATCTGGCCGAGGACCGGACGGTG contains the following coding sequences:
- a CDS encoding cbb3-type cytochrome c oxidase subunit I, which encodes MTSETGFDPKLYERFPTAEDRPPDELEKLEEIWKAPRGWARLTVVNNNYIGVYYVAAAFLFFVLAGGLAVIMRTQLALPLNGVLSQETYNQFFTMHGTMMMFLFAVPAVEALGVLLLPQMLAARDLPFPRLSAYAFWAYLVGGLAFFASLFFGLAPDGGWFMYPPLTSRIYSPGINADFWLLGIGFIEISAIAGAIEIVVGVLRTRAPGMTLDKMPIFAWAMLVFAVMIIIAFPAVILGTLLLEMERALNWPFFDPTRGGDPLLWQHLFWFFGHPEVYIIFLPAAGLTSMMVSALSRTPLVGYQLIVLALVATGFISFGVWAHHMFATGMPMLSVSFFSAASMAVSVPAGVQVFSWIATLASGKPGYNTPTLFVVGGLVTFVMGGLTGVMVALVPFDWQVHDTHFIVAHLHYVLIGGMVFPLFAAFYYWTPMTSSKPLSERIGKWVFWLMFAGMHVTFLPMHLTGFMGMPRRVYTYLPGMDLEITNLISTAGSYMIGAGVLLFLMDLALNFRFTVDNDAGNVYGGGTLEWLPTGLYSTRSIPVVKSRDPLWDDPDIGRNVEQGRYFLPGAPTGHRETIITSPIRAEPQYLQIMPGPSVWPLLAAIFTAGFFLLLTIQSYRPGLVSGVIAILCVLRWLWETDRPVAVQSADAGAGIELPTYVTGPRTHGWWAMVILLIVIGMIFLMTIFSYLYLYGIHPQFWTAPPDIGWLFPIVGAHVAAFALALFGRALLARETSTHWSPVASVLYAAGALVAAFVLDLQTWRGAGMTGEVSGQGAVVHAFLSLQGMITGVAVLMTGYLAARNSRALVTRPRNNSMDLTVIFICYTAGQGIVSALLTRLFPGAI
- a CDS encoding DUF6491 family protein gives rise to the protein MIKSALHCLLAGICAASLAGCAGEGPTTAGAETGKDCFFPSQVNGFSRADNERVLIHTGVNDRYLFETFGYCPDLDFTEQLALEPVGVGTICRGLDVNLIVPSVTGPRKCPIRMIRKLSPAEVKAL
- a CDS encoding DUF305 domain-containing protein, which codes for MSYKRFAAMIATSTVVMFLLMYLNTYALEHVFFSETRLYMAVLMGAAMAVIMLGFMFAMYPSKRANAGIFAGSVLVFFLALFLVRSQATVDQVSYMRAMIPHHSIAIMTSERARITDPRVRKLADEIIEAQRREIAEMKYLIAHADTLAKAPETAGAGQQGR
- a CDS encoding AI-2E family transporter, yielding MGNEHRIFIERLLITAAFVLLLLVFWALRSLLILAFGAIVIAVLIRALAAPIRRVTGLGNRGSAFLAILVIAIVIWLTGWLFGRQIGNQFERLGEAVPAAWTNLKTQIRTLPLGADLLRSLSRMSADNSNILERLGSLLVLLSTVATNLVVVLFGAVFLAVQPGLYRNGLLMLIPKSRRELGGQALDDSGRALKLWLVGQVISMLIVGVLTGVGLWLAGVPSPLALGLLAGLADIVPYAGPVAAAVPGLLLALLQGPETAFWALVVYIIVQQIEGNLILPVVQRHMVTLPPALTIFSIIAAGLLFGVMGVIFAAPLLVVIYVLVKRLYVREALHTDTTIPGEDDGAATLPRDQTEPSSPTRR
- a CDS encoding DUF4142 domain-containing protein, whose product is MTLSSGSRIALCGAAVLALAACDPAGDDATRGTGPGDEAGPTSNAAAMAGNVSIPTPPDARADDSPASYILAAGRSDLYEIEASELAVDRSDSPAVRAFAHKMIADHTMTSQRLKEAIGQAGLNQVPPSALDTARKGMLTDLTNAQDDQFDAAYLSQQIAAHEDALALHSSYAEAGDQPALRAFAAETAPKIREHLKMVRDLRTK
- a CDS encoding DUF1622 domain-containing protein, translated to MTGDPLLDLVHMLVRVIEVVGITVIVLGAVIALFRFGRESWPGATGDRGVHGLRSDLGKAILLGLEFLVAADIINTVAIEPTLQSVAVLAGIVAIRTFLSFSLEVEIQGKWPWDKAR